In one Amaranthus tricolor cultivar Red isolate AtriRed21 chromosome 8, ASM2621246v1, whole genome shotgun sequence genomic region, the following are encoded:
- the LOC130820392 gene encoding uncharacterized protein LOC130820392, translating to MQTEEILHSMSNNCSTDEEAYLSRLSFLIQNSLPHPFTEFELISLTKEKEKELLISLSQILIQIRPWTNEEQQSYEFGTEANDYLNKIVANLIVLLNARNQYICHTAGKIFLAISEFLLAYGDIWGRFIHLLCVCFKFAMGNILQHPPNSLIMEADVSKSILTNLILISYTSTWNGIAGIIQVLRGIVKHLKDEDDAFVGVLVNNLSNCLEKVSWDLVNGIHCDYSAKLGGPSAEAEAKILFFGNFFQLLCSVVGLIGVAEGVGSHRQSAILSNACKLVPRMLDWCICEEWNHILPYFRHKVLMLMVKLSFHIQLDCSRLSNWLQLLHEYYQDLLSSPISQLEIGQNNTLEGSPFLLCLQDQDVFHLPSSHLQRKAVFLFLRCSLSLISIRNIDDIKCTCAWPTSSIDSTLVMAKDCFAEKKGLLQFHEWVQVQSDTPSDMCLQNEIDLEKCIKFASSFIRFYMQEDDMLFEVLLQMFIIPSWAERLFSKQDRTCRETEEDILFHVSNLFNPLLLFHVFLAELQYDHQLLLDYLISKDIGGKCAEYLLKCLRNVCNSWELFVEYSTRKSLVCQNDCQRCCKRRKCPDDSSDECTDTSLQTQNVLSSEKQRDCDLEGEFLGIRCLPFESVKACLVSLKIALGKLHRRNLFPYNPKVLIRRVYKVKDKFKSFAMGLSMTCSLTRFEELCELV from the exons ATGCAAACTGAAGAAATCCTCCATTCAATGTCGAACAATTGCAGCACCGACGAAGAAGCTTACCTTTCGCGCCTTTCCTTTCTCATCCAAAATTCTCTCCCTCATCCTTTCACA GAATTTGAGCTAATTTCGCTAacgaaagaaaaagagaaggaacTTTTGATTTCTCTTTCTCAG ATTTTAATCCAAATTCGCCCATGGACGAATGAAGAACAACAAAGCTATGAATTTGGAACTGAAGCTAATGATTATTTGAATAAGATTGTTGCAAATTTG ATTGTGTTGCTAAATGCTAGGAATCAATATATTTGTCATACAGCGGGAAAAATATTTCTAGCCATCTCAGAGTTTCTTCTAGCCtat GGAGACATCTGGGGCAGATTCATCCATTTGTTATGTGTTTGCTTTAAGTTTGCGATGGGAAATATTCTTCAACATCCCCCAAATTCTTTGATAATGGAAGCTGATGTCTCGAAATCTATTCTAACAAATTTGATTCTCATTTCATATACTTCGACTTGGAATGGTATAGCTGGAATTATACAAGTTTTACGGGGGATTGTAAAACATTTGAAGGATGAAGATGATGCTTTTGTGGGTGTATTAGTTAATAATTTGAGTAACTGCCTGGAAAAAGTTTCTTGGGATTTAGTAAATGGGATTCACTGTGACTACAGTGCAAAGCTTGGAGGTCCTTCAGCAGAGGCAGAAGCAAAAATTCTcttctttgggaatttttttcaGCTACTCTGTTCTGTGGTTGGTCTTATTGGGGTGGCAGAAGGTGTTGGTTCTCACCGTCAATCTGCTATTTTAAGCAATGCCTGTAAGCTTGTTCCAAGAATGCTAGATTGGTGCATTTGTGAAGAGTGGAATCATATCCTTCCATATTTCCGACACAAAGTTTTG ATGTTGATGGTAAAACTCAGCTTTCATATACAACTTGATTGTTCGCGTCTAAGCAATTGGTTGCAACTTCTTCATGAATACTATCAAGATTTACTCTCAAGTCCTATTTCTCAGCTTGAGATCGGTCAGAATAATACTTTGGAAGGTTCTCCTTTTTTGTTGTGTCTTCAGGACCAGGATGTCTTTCATCTTCCTTCAAGCCATTTACAAAGGAAGGCGGTGTTTCTTTTCCTAAGATGCTCTCTGAGCTTGATTAGCATCAGAAATATTGATGACATTAAATGTACTTGTGCATGGCCGACCTCTTCCATTGATTCCACTTTGGTCATGGCCAAAGATTGTTTTGCAGAAAAGAAGGGGCTACTTCAGTTTCATGAGTGGGTTCAGGTTCAGAGTGATACTCCTTCCGACATGTGTTTACAAAATGAGATAGATCTGGAAAAGTGCATCAAATTCGCTTCATCCTTCATCAGATTTTATATGCAAGAG GATGACATGTTGTTTGAAGTTCTTTTGCAGATGTTTATTATACCTTCATGGGCTGAAAGACT GTTTTCCAAACAGGATAGGACTTGTCGTGAAACTGAAGAGGACATTCTTTTTCATGTTTCCAACCTTTTTAATCCGTTGCTTCTATTTCATGTATTTCTCGCAGAA TTACAATATGATCATCAATTGCTTCTGGATTATCTTATATCAAAAGATATAGGAGGAAAATGTGCTGAATATCTTCTAAA GTGCTTGCGTAATGTATGCAATTCATGGGAGTTGTTTGTTGAATACTCTACCAGAAAAAGTCTTGTTTGCCAAAATGATTGTCAAAGGTGTTGCAAGAGGAGGAAATGTCCTGATGATTCTTCTGATGAGTGTACAGATACCTCATTGCAAACACAGAACGTACTGTCATCTGAGAAACAGAGGGATTGTGATCTGGAGGGGGAGTTTCTCGGGATCAGATGCCTGCCATTTGAGAGTGTTAAAGCATGCTTGGTTTCTCTAAAAATTGCCTTGGGAAAGCTTCATAGGAGGAATTTGTTTCCTTATAATCCAAAAGTTCTTATAAGACG AGTCTATAAAGTGAAAGATAAATTTAAGAGCTTTGCAATGGGACTTTCGATGACTTGCAGTTTGACGAGGTTTGAGGAGCTCTGTGAACTTGTATAG
- the LOC130820394 gene encoding nuclear pore complex protein NUP58 isoform X1, which yields MSSFNLFSTPQQQQQQSPFSFQTQSQPQSNPFLQQTQQQQQQLQFQQQQQQQQQLQQQQQQQLFLFTNEKTPASYSTKWSDLHPDSQKVLLQIEERVLEYRDESQRLDQCSRLFDSSVANNTFELDASRILQELGGISTSVERQKATLQELMAVVKEMLRNAEIAIRSFMMLRPRFLHQKSGTASNLTAQSQTPGATTGPGSAGQAAANSMVAVIDFYSGIPKKPSPFMQQTVSRFEKYLGECRQWIEELEQLLLSDFDRNSINFNSSVLQSLPKVLSNVHEFFVHVAAKVESIHQYIESMRTAYLNDQRRRGDAGDPFLEADRREIARQEAAAKRVHPTLHLPAAPQPTTQVAGLFASSATPGVASIAPTSGAPTSSSTGMGFPNLLATSANTSSSSLFSTPSSSSLFSTPSSVAGSSLFTAPTASQSSPFSSSTPSLFASASTPSLFGGSTPASTPAGGSLFSTPFGSGAALGSGSSFNATNRARPRSRTSRR from the exons ATGTCTTCTTTCAATCTGTTCTCTACTccccaacaacaacaacaacaatctcCATTTTCATTCCAAACTCAATCTCAACCACAATCGAATCCATTCTTGCAACAaactcaacaacaacaacaacaattacaGTTTCAACAACAGCAGCAACAACAGCAACAAttgcaacaacaacagcaacaacaatTGTTTCTGTTTACAAACGAGAAAACTCCAGCAAGTTACAGCACTAAATGGTCAGATCTACATCCTGATTCCCAGAAAGTACTTTTGCAAATTGA GGAGAGAGTACTGGAGTATAGAGATGAGAGTCAGAGATTAGATCAATGTAGCCGTCTGTTTGATTCTTCTGTTGCAAATAATACTTTTGAGCTCGATGCTAGCCGTATTCTTCAG GAGCTCGGCGGAATCAGTACATCTGTGGAAAGACAAAAAGCAACTCTGCAGGAGTTGATGGCTGTTGTAAAGGAAATGTTAAGGAATGCGGAGATTGCCATTCGTTCTTTTATGATGCTTAGACCTAGATTTCTTCATCAAAAGTCTGGGACTGCTTCAAATCTTACCGCTCAATCTCAAACACCAGGTGCAACAACAGGTCCTGGTAGCGCGGGTCAAGCTGCTGCCAACTCTATGGTGGCAGTTATTGATTTCTACAGTGGGATTCCAAAAAAACCATCTCCATTTATGCAGCAAACAGTTTCCAGATTTGAGAAGTACCTTGGGGAATGCCGCCAATGGATTGAAGAATTAGAACAGCTTCTGCTCTCTGATTTTGATCGGAATTCCATTAATTTCAACTCATCGGTTTTGCAGTCTCTTCCTAAAGTTCTGTCTAATGTACATGAGTTTTTTGTGCACGTGGCTGCTAAG GTGGAAAGCATTCATCAGTATATTGAATCCATGAGAACAGCATACCTGAATGACCAGCGACGTCGTGGGGATGCCGGTGATCCATTTTTAGAGGCGGACCGGCGTGAAATAGCCAGACAAGAAGCGGCTGCAAAAAGAGTACACCCAACTTTGCATTTACCAGCTGCACCTCAACCTACAACTCAGGTTGCTGGGTTGTTTGCTAGCTCAGCGACTCCTGGGGTAGCTAGTATCGCACCTACTTCTGGAGCACCAACTTCATCTTCAACTGGAATGGGGTTTCCAAATCTCTTAGCTACTTCTGCAAATACTTCCTCGTCATCTCTGTTTTCGACTCCTTCCTCGTCATCCTTGTTTTCAACCCCTTCCTCGGTTGCAGGATCTAGTCTTTTTACTGCACCTACCGCTTCCCAGTCATCCCCTTTTTCTTCTTCGACTCCATCATTGTTTGCTTCAGCTTCAACACCCTCGTTGTTTGGTGGTAGTACGCCAGCTTCTACGCCTGCTGGGGGCTCTCTCTTCTCGACACCTTTTGGTTCAG GTGCTGCATTAGGATCAGGTTCAAGCTTTAATGCTACTAAC AGAGCTAGGCCAAGGTCTCGCACAAGTCGGCGATAG
- the LOC130820394 gene encoding nuclear pore complex protein NUP58 isoform X2 → MSSFNLFSTPQQQQQQSPFSFQTQSQPQSNPFLQQTQQQQQQLQFQQQQQQQQQLQQQQQQQLFLFTNEKTPASYSTKWERVLEYRDESQRLDQCSRLFDSSVANNTFELDASRILQELGGISTSVERQKATLQELMAVVKEMLRNAEIAIRSFMMLRPRFLHQKSGTASNLTAQSQTPGATTGPGSAGQAAANSMVAVIDFYSGIPKKPSPFMQQTVSRFEKYLGECRQWIEELEQLLLSDFDRNSINFNSSVLQSLPKVLSNVHEFFVHVAAKVESIHQYIESMRTAYLNDQRRRGDAGDPFLEADRREIARQEAAAKRVHPTLHLPAAPQPTTQVAGLFASSATPGVASIAPTSGAPTSSSTGMGFPNLLATSANTSSSSLFSTPSSSSLFSTPSSVAGSSLFTAPTASQSSPFSSSTPSLFASASTPSLFGGSTPASTPAGGSLFSTPFGSGAALGSGSSFNATNRARPRSRTSRR, encoded by the exons ATGTCTTCTTTCAATCTGTTCTCTACTccccaacaacaacaacaacaatctcCATTTTCATTCCAAACTCAATCTCAACCACAATCGAATCCATTCTTGCAACAaactcaacaacaacaacaacaattacaGTTTCAACAACAGCAGCAACAACAGCAACAAttgcaacaacaacagcaacaacaatTGTTTCTGTTTACAAACGAGAAAACTCCAGCAAGTTACAGCACTAAATG GGAGAGAGTACTGGAGTATAGAGATGAGAGTCAGAGATTAGATCAATGTAGCCGTCTGTTTGATTCTTCTGTTGCAAATAATACTTTTGAGCTCGATGCTAGCCGTATTCTTCAG GAGCTCGGCGGAATCAGTACATCTGTGGAAAGACAAAAAGCAACTCTGCAGGAGTTGATGGCTGTTGTAAAGGAAATGTTAAGGAATGCGGAGATTGCCATTCGTTCTTTTATGATGCTTAGACCTAGATTTCTTCATCAAAAGTCTGGGACTGCTTCAAATCTTACCGCTCAATCTCAAACACCAGGTGCAACAACAGGTCCTGGTAGCGCGGGTCAAGCTGCTGCCAACTCTATGGTGGCAGTTATTGATTTCTACAGTGGGATTCCAAAAAAACCATCTCCATTTATGCAGCAAACAGTTTCCAGATTTGAGAAGTACCTTGGGGAATGCCGCCAATGGATTGAAGAATTAGAACAGCTTCTGCTCTCTGATTTTGATCGGAATTCCATTAATTTCAACTCATCGGTTTTGCAGTCTCTTCCTAAAGTTCTGTCTAATGTACATGAGTTTTTTGTGCACGTGGCTGCTAAG GTGGAAAGCATTCATCAGTATATTGAATCCATGAGAACAGCATACCTGAATGACCAGCGACGTCGTGGGGATGCCGGTGATCCATTTTTAGAGGCGGACCGGCGTGAAATAGCCAGACAAGAAGCGGCTGCAAAAAGAGTACACCCAACTTTGCATTTACCAGCTGCACCTCAACCTACAACTCAGGTTGCTGGGTTGTTTGCTAGCTCAGCGACTCCTGGGGTAGCTAGTATCGCACCTACTTCTGGAGCACCAACTTCATCTTCAACTGGAATGGGGTTTCCAAATCTCTTAGCTACTTCTGCAAATACTTCCTCGTCATCTCTGTTTTCGACTCCTTCCTCGTCATCCTTGTTTTCAACCCCTTCCTCGGTTGCAGGATCTAGTCTTTTTACTGCACCTACCGCTTCCCAGTCATCCCCTTTTTCTTCTTCGACTCCATCATTGTTTGCTTCAGCTTCAACACCCTCGTTGTTTGGTGGTAGTACGCCAGCTTCTACGCCTGCTGGGGGCTCTCTCTTCTCGACACCTTTTGGTTCAG GTGCTGCATTAGGATCAGGTTCAAGCTTTAATGCTACTAAC AGAGCTAGGCCAAGGTCTCGCACAAGTCGGCGATAG